A part of Agromyces protaetiae genomic DNA contains:
- a CDS encoding CorA family divalent cation transporter, with translation MSLETSKHIARDIPTPTERHHAPGSGPRFQPIRLVNPDRTALERVQDRISLHPLVVDDLLEGRQHPKFENLDGCRYLTIWDVDPGGVEPATTDGDLAFVFDERELLIVQRGPANGIRDLDVALAGTEPVPAATPISALYRVLDAVVHDFIELGADVERELDEVEAEVFDSRVREDYRRIYRLRQRIGRIDRAASGLADALLDARREIEAATSAEPELRAYFTHLEHDVQGVAKLAADEHAALDAVVSSHQSNVATRQNQDMRTISAFAALLAIPTVIAGVYGMNFKNLPMLHWEFGWIGVVVVMLALDLVAYLMFRRRGWLGGVAGRRHDGDES, from the coding sequence ATGAGCCTCGAGACGTCGAAGCACATCGCGAGAGACATCCCGACCCCGACCGAGCGCCACCACGCGCCCGGATCGGGTCCGCGGTTCCAGCCGATCCGGCTCGTGAATCCTGACCGAACGGCACTCGAGCGGGTGCAGGATCGCATCTCGCTTCACCCGCTCGTCGTCGACGATCTGCTCGAAGGCCGCCAGCATCCGAAGTTCGAGAACCTCGACGGATGCCGCTATCTCACGATCTGGGACGTCGACCCCGGCGGGGTCGAACCTGCGACGACCGACGGCGACCTCGCGTTCGTCTTCGACGAACGCGAACTGCTCATCGTCCAGCGAGGGCCGGCGAACGGGATCCGTGACCTCGACGTCGCCCTGGCGGGCACCGAGCCTGTGCCGGCTGCGACGCCGATCTCTGCGCTCTACCGCGTGCTCGACGCCGTCGTCCACGACTTCATCGAACTCGGCGCCGACGTCGAGCGCGAACTCGACGAGGTCGAAGCCGAGGTGTTCGACAGCCGCGTTCGAGAGGACTACCGCCGCATCTACCGACTGCGCCAGCGCATCGGCCGGATCGACCGAGCCGCGTCGGGACTCGCCGACGCACTCCTCGACGCTCGCCGCGAGATCGAGGCCGCGACTTCGGCCGAGCCGGAACTCCGTGCCTACTTCACTCACCTCGAACACGACGTGCAGGGCGTTGCGAAACTCGCGGCCGACGAGCATGCGGCCCTCGACGCCGTCGTGTCGAGTCACCAGTCGAATGTCGCGACCCGCCAGAACCAGGACATGCGGACCATCTCGGCATTCGCGGCGCTGCTCGCGATCCCGACCGTCATCGCCGGCGTGTACGGCATGAATTTCAAGAACCTTCCGATGCTCCACTGGGAGTTCGGCTGGATCGGCGTCGTCGTCGTCATGCTCGCGCTCGATCTCGTCGCCTACCTCATGTTCCGGCGCCGGGGATGGCTCGGCGGGGTGGCCGGTCGGCGGCACGATGGGGACGAGAGCTGA
- a CDS encoding serine hydrolase domain-containing protein, whose translation MSLDDTIAVLRRNDPLFAPGDQVSYCDSNYALLGAIAERLDGAPLHELVQRRILDPLGLDRTSYPTSTTLPAPHPTPYVPEVLVDGRLLTAETQRARLKTSKFAGQTLDFGYGLGITNFNEYLGHDGAIFGFSSVVLTRPKTGTQIAIVGNESTNSTTPTLSIAVAIIDAIDPSQGTGS comes from the coding sequence GTGAGCCTCGACGACACGATCGCGGTCCTCAGACGGAACGACCCGCTCTTCGCCCCGGGCGACCAGGTGTCGTACTGCGACTCGAACTACGCCCTCCTCGGCGCGATCGCCGAACGGCTCGACGGAGCGCCGCTCCACGAGCTCGTCCAGCGGCGCATTCTCGACCCGCTCGGGCTCGACCGCACCTCGTATCCGACATCCACGACCCTCCCGGCACCGCACCCGACGCCGTATGTGCCCGAGGTGCTCGTCGACGGCCGACTGCTCACCGCCGAGACCCAGCGCGCGCGGTTGAAGACCTCGAAGTTCGCGGGGCAGACGCTCGACTTCGGCTACGGCCTCGGGATCACGAACTTCAACGAGTATCTCGGCCACGACGGCGCCATCTTCGGCTTCTCGTCGGTCGTGCTCACGCGCCCGAAGACCGGCACGCAGATCGCGATCGTCGGCAACGAGTCGACGAACTCGACGACGCCGACCCTCTCGATCGCCGTCGCGATCATCGACGCGATCGACCCGTCCCAGGGCACGGGCTCGTGA
- a CDS encoding CPBP family intramembrane glutamic endopeptidase → MTARPNFVRRFPLVSYFVIALAISWIVVLAHVLPDPDLPTTWVTIVCITAGPFVAAFTVQAIVNGRAGILRLLRGLVRVRVSWVWYVVVLLGIPAVLVAGTVVLPGALASMDVSMQAVPGGWASYLWNFPLVLLVGGPLLEEPGWRGFALPRLETRFGQWGPIVGTLVLGVIWALWHFPQYMMPAWAAQNGGVDLPAMLVYIASVLPIAVLLTWIYNRTRGSLFMTVLAHTSINAFSIYIGPMFPAQAGSLVNGFVGFGGAALLIVLFTRGRLGFDHYLRETSARDLALDGVTATAVTVSVSRSHA, encoded by the coding sequence ATGACCGCCCGACCGAACTTCGTGCGACGATTCCCGCTCGTCAGCTACTTCGTGATCGCCCTCGCGATCTCGTGGATCGTCGTGCTCGCGCACGTGCTGCCCGATCCCGACCTGCCGACGACGTGGGTCACGATCGTGTGCATCACGGCCGGCCCGTTCGTCGCGGCGTTCACCGTGCAGGCGATCGTCAACGGGCGCGCGGGCATTCTGCGGCTCCTCCGCGGACTCGTGCGGGTGCGGGTCTCGTGGGTCTGGTACGTCGTCGTGCTCCTCGGCATCCCCGCCGTGCTCGTCGCGGGCACGGTCGTGCTGCCGGGCGCGCTCGCATCGATGGATGTCTCGATGCAGGCCGTGCCGGGCGGGTGGGCGAGCTATCTGTGGAACTTCCCGCTCGTGCTCCTCGTCGGCGGGCCGCTCCTCGAAGAGCCGGGCTGGCGCGGGTTCGCGCTCCCCCGGCTCGAAACCCGCTTCGGGCAGTGGGGGCCGATCGTCGGCACGCTCGTACTCGGGGTGATCTGGGCGCTCTGGCACTTCCCGCAGTACATGATGCCCGCGTGGGCGGCGCAGAACGGCGGGGTCGACCTTCCCGCGATGCTCGTCTACATCGCGTCGGTGCTGCCGATCGCCGTGCTCCTCACGTGGATCTACAACCGCACACGCGGCAGCCTCTTCATGACGGTGCTCGCTCACACGTCGATCAACGCGTTCTCGATCTACATCGGGCCGATGTTCCCCGCCCAGGCGGGGAGCCTCGTGAACGGCTTCGTCGGATTCGGCGGCGCGGCACTGCTCATCGTGCTCTTCACACGCGGGCGGCTCGGGTTCGACCACTACCTGCGCGAGACCTCGGCGCGGGACCTCGCGCTCGACGGCGTGACGGCGACCGCGGTCACCGTGTCGGTGTCGCGCTCACACGCCTGA
- a CDS encoding Crp/Fnr family transcriptional regulator, translated as MDRIGVLAEVPFLAVASAPALERLAAAGEIRAFARHEFLFHEGDPVEWTYLLVEGRVAATMTSPEGATVTAHIAGPGELCGRVDFLAGPVFTVSAHVLTAGTALALPATALRRVLETEPQCLLRFATDLAVVVTTLTTAVADLVFVDVTGRLARVLLDWADEAGSVALPGTQSELAARLGVTRQTLNTALARLAHDRLIRVDSPRLLHLSYVAALAKLARVSPR; from the coding sequence GTGGATCGCATCGGGGTGCTCGCCGAGGTGCCGTTCCTCGCGGTCGCGTCCGCTCCAGCGCTCGAGCGGCTCGCGGCGGCAGGCGAGATCCGCGCGTTCGCGCGCCACGAGTTCCTCTTCCACGAGGGCGACCCGGTCGAGTGGACGTACCTCCTCGTCGAGGGCCGCGTCGCAGCGACCATGACCTCGCCCGAGGGCGCGACCGTGACCGCCCACATCGCGGGGCCCGGCGAACTGTGCGGACGCGTCGACTTCCTGGCCGGCCCCGTCTTCACCGTCTCGGCGCACGTCCTGACAGCCGGGACGGCGCTCGCCCTGCCGGCGACCGCGCTCCGGCGCGTGCTCGAGACCGAGCCGCAGTGCCTACTGCGCTTCGCGACCGATCTCGCGGTCGTCGTCACGACGCTCACGACCGCCGTCGCCGACCTCGTCTTCGTCGATGTCACCGGTCGGCTCGCCCGGGTCCTGCTCGACTGGGCCGATGAAGCCGGCTCGGTCGCACTGCCCGGCACCCAGTCCGAACTCGCTGCGCGCCTCGGCGTGACCCGGCAGACGCTCAACACGGCGCTCGCGCGCCTCGCCCACGACAGGCTCATCCGCGTCGACTCGCCCCGACTCCTGCACCTCTCCTACGTTGCAGCGCTCGCGAAGCTCGCGAGAGTGTCGCCCAGGTGA
- a CDS encoding alpha/beta hydrolase, with protein sequence MFGSSAGAEVGLELATNHPEVVAGLVAHEPPVVRVLPDADTVQTEIAEIYRTAWAEGSKAAFFDFLLLTQLPFNAGKPFSAEEVAAIRPGADQVPGLDFVEFYMKHQMLSLTDYAPALDRIRANGVPVVAAAGQLSLELPLGRAARAVAEGLGAPFAVFPGHHGSYSDPSVTDDWIASLRGALATVSAVEATR encoded by the coding sequence GTGTTCGGCAGCAGCGCCGGGGCCGAGGTCGGGCTCGAACTCGCGACGAACCATCCCGAGGTCGTCGCGGGGCTCGTCGCGCACGAGCCGCCCGTCGTCCGGGTGCTGCCCGACGCCGACACGGTACAGACCGAGATCGCCGAGATCTACCGCACGGCGTGGGCCGAGGGCAGCAAGGCGGCCTTCTTCGACTTCCTGCTGCTCACGCAGCTGCCCTTCAACGCGGGCAAGCCGTTCTCGGCCGAGGAGGTCGCGGCGATCCGCCCCGGCGCCGACCAGGTGCCCGGGCTCGACTTCGTCGAGTTCTACATGAAGCACCAGATGCTCTCGCTCACCGACTACGCGCCAGCGCTCGACCGGATCCGCGCGAACGGCGTGCCCGTCGTCGCGGCCGCCGGGCAGTTGAGCCTCGAGCTGCCGCTCGGTCGCGCCGCGCGCGCGGTCGCAGAGGGGTTGGGTGCCCCGTTCGCGGTCTTCCCGGGACACCACGGGTCGTACTCCGACCCGTCGGTGACCGACGACTGGATCGCCTCGCTCCGCGGCGCGCTCGCGACGGTCTCGGCGGTCGAGGCGACGCGATGA
- a CDS encoding alpha/beta fold hydrolase: MTTPAPDPFGGLRFVDAGDLRVAYVDAGPANGTPVLLLHGWPYDIRSFAEVAPVLARAGYRVLVPYLRGHGATAFRDDATPRNAQQSVLAADAIAFLDALGVERAIVGGFDWGARTADILAVLHPDRVTGLVSVSGYLVGSQAAGGVPLPPEAELQWWYQYYFATERGRLGYDRYRREFAKLIWRLASPRWAFDDATFDASAVAFDNPDHVAIVVHNYRWRLGLAAGDARFDDVEAHLATAPPIAVPTITLEGDANGAPHPDSAVYAAKFTGPYEHRVIGGGIGHDLPQEAPREFAQAVIDVDRMSRPT; the protein is encoded by the coding sequence ATGACGACGCCGGCGCCCGACCCGTTCGGCGGACTCCGGTTCGTCGACGCGGGCGACCTGCGGGTCGCCTACGTCGACGCCGGGCCGGCGAACGGCACGCCCGTGCTGCTCCTGCACGGCTGGCCGTACGACATCCGCAGTTTCGCCGAGGTCGCGCCCGTGCTCGCAAGGGCCGGGTACCGCGTGCTCGTGCCGTATCTCCGCGGGCACGGCGCGACCGCGTTCCGCGACGATGCGACGCCGCGGAACGCCCAGCAGTCGGTGCTCGCCGCCGATGCGATCGCGTTCCTCGACGCGCTCGGCGTCGAACGGGCGATCGTCGGCGGCTTCGACTGGGGCGCGCGCACGGCCGACATCCTCGCCGTGCTCCACCCCGATCGCGTGACCGGACTCGTCTCGGTGAGCGGGTACCTCGTCGGCAGCCAGGCTGCCGGCGGGGTGCCGCTCCCGCCCGAGGCCGAACTGCAGTGGTGGTACCAGTACTACTTCGCGACCGAGCGGGGCCGGCTCGGGTACGACCGGTACCGGCGCGAGTTCGCGAAGCTCATCTGGCGCCTCGCGTCGCCGCGGTGGGCGTTCGACGATGCGACGTTCGACGCGAGCGCGGTCGCCTTCGACAACCCCGACCACGTCGCGATCGTCGTCCACAACTACCGCTGGCGGCTCGGCCTCGCGGCGGGCGACGCCCGCTTCGACGACGTCGAGGCGCACCTCGCGACCGCTCCCCCGATCGCCGTGCCGACGATCACGCTCGAGGGCGACGCGAACGGCGCGCCGCACCCCGACTCCGCGGTCTACGCCGCGAAGTTCACAGGCCCGTACGAGCACCGCGTGATCGGCGGCGGCATCGGGCACGACCTCCCGCAGGAGGCGCCGCGCGAGTTCGCGCAAGCGGTCATCGACGTCGACCGGATGTCCCGGCCGACGTGA
- the poxB gene encoding ubiquinone-dependent pyruvate dehydrogenase, giving the protein MSFTVAELIVDTLERAGVRRVYGLPGDSLNGLTDAIRRSRGFTWMHARHEEAAAFAAAGEAAITGELAVVAASCGPGNLHLINGLFDAQRSRVPVLVIAAHIPSSEIGSTYFQETHPQELFRECSVYAELVSTPAQLPYVLEIAARTAVEQRGVAVLVVPGDILVAQLPRPETRAPIRASRSIVVPSDVELDAAATALDRARRVTILAGAGCAGAHDELVALAERLRAPVVHTLRGKEWVEPDNPFDVGMTGLLGVASGYHAMQACDALLIVGADFPYREFYPDHAVVVQIDVRGEQLGRRTVVDAPLVGSAKETLAALASRVRAKTDTAHLDHALRDYAATRNELDGFADDDRNRTPIHPQFVARMIDELAADDAVFIPDVGTPVIWAARYLRMNGRRRLIGSFNHGSMANAVPHAIGVQASHPGRQVVTLSGDGGLAMMLGDLITLQQLDLPVKVVVFNNGSLGFVELEMKAAGYVTFGTDLANPNFADVARALGMHGRRVDHPDDLAEALRTAFAHDGAALIEVMTARQELALPPAIRAAQAEGFALYATRSVLSGRADELIELARTNLTRRIRP; this is encoded by the coding sequence ATGTCGTTCACCGTCGCGGAACTGATCGTCGACACCCTGGAGCGGGCCGGCGTGCGCCGCGTCTACGGGCTGCCGGGCGACTCGCTCAACGGACTCACCGACGCGATCCGGCGGAGCCGCGGGTTCACGTGGATGCACGCCCGCCACGAAGAGGCCGCGGCATTCGCCGCGGCAGGCGAGGCCGCGATCACGGGCGAGCTCGCGGTCGTCGCCGCGAGCTGCGGCCCCGGCAACCTGCACCTCATCAACGGCCTCTTCGACGCGCAGCGCTCGCGCGTGCCCGTGCTCGTCATCGCGGCGCACATCCCGTCGAGCGAGATCGGCTCGACCTACTTCCAAGAGACCCACCCGCAAGAGCTGTTCCGCGAGTGCAGCGTCTACGCCGAGCTCGTCTCGACGCCCGCACAACTGCCGTACGTGCTCGAGATCGCCGCCCGCACCGCGGTCGAGCAGCGCGGCGTCGCCGTGCTCGTCGTGCCCGGAGACATCCTCGTCGCCCAGCTTCCCCGACCCGAGACACGCGCGCCGATCCGTGCGAGCCGGTCGATCGTCGTGCCGAGCGACGTCGAACTCGACGCCGCCGCGACCGCGCTCGACCGTGCCAGACGCGTGACGATCCTCGCGGGCGCCGGCTGCGCCGGGGCGCACGACGAGCTCGTCGCCCTCGCCGAACGGCTGCGGGCGCCCGTCGTGCACACCCTGCGCGGCAAGGAGTGGGTCGAACCCGACAACCCGTTCGACGTCGGGATGACGGGCCTCCTCGGCGTCGCGTCGGGCTATCACGCCATGCAGGCGTGCGACGCGCTGCTCATCGTCGGCGCCGACTTCCCGTACCGCGAGTTCTACCCCGACCATGCCGTCGTCGTGCAGATCGACGTGCGCGGCGAGCAGCTCGGCCGCCGGACCGTGGTCGACGCCCCCCTCGTCGGATCGGCGAAGGAGACGCTCGCCGCCCTGGCCTCCCGGGTCCGAGCCAAGACGGACACCGCGCACCTCGACCATGCGCTCCGCGACTACGCGGCGACCCGCAACGAGCTCGACGGCTTCGCCGACGACGACCGCAACCGCACGCCGATCCACCCGCAGTTCGTCGCACGCATGATCGACGAACTCGCCGCCGACGACGCCGTCTTCATCCCCGATGTCGGGACGCCCGTGATCTGGGCCGCCCGCTACCTGCGCATGAACGGCCGCAGGCGTCTCATCGGTTCGTTCAACCACGGCAGCATGGCCAACGCCGTGCCGCACGCGATCGGCGTGCAGGCGTCGCATCCCGGGCGCCAGGTCGTGACGCTCTCGGGCGACGGCGGGCTCGCGATGATGCTCGGCGACCTCATCACCCTGCAGCAACTCGATCTGCCCGTGAAGGTCGTCGTCTTCAACAACGGATCGCTCGGCTTCGTCGAACTCGAGATGAAAGCGGCCGGGTACGTGACGTTCGGCACCGACCTGGCGAACCCGAACTTCGCCGACGTCGCCCGGGCGCTCGGCATGCACGGTCGCCGCGTCGACCACCCCGACGATCTCGCCGAAGCCCTGCGCACGGCGTTCGCCCACGACGGCGCCGCACTCATCGAGGTCATGACGGCCCGTCAAGAGCTCGCGCTGCCACCCGCCATCCGCGCGGCGCAAGCCGAAGGCTTCGCCCTCTACGCCACCCGCAGCGTGCTCTCGGGCCGCGCCGACGAGCTCATCGAGCTCGCGAGAACCAACCTCACGAGAAGGATCCGCCCATGA
- a CDS encoding alpha/beta fold hydrolase: MSDATKPTIVLVHGAWADASSWDAVTRALQAQGYTVLAPPNLLRGLTDDAAYIASFLAQRTAGPVVLVGHSYGGAVVTNAGGSAPNVKALVYVNAFIPDEGETVVGILDGSGSALGVPDPTTIFDIAGYPGAPEGAAEVFLKPEVVHASFAQDLDEATRWTIAAGQRPASLVANVTPSGPPAWKTIPSWAVFGDDDRVIPVAVLRRLAERAGATVTEVPGASHVSMVSHPDETVATIVAAASSV, translated from the coding sequence ATGTCAGACGCGACGAAGCCGACGATCGTACTCGTGCACGGCGCATGGGCCGACGCATCCAGCTGGGATGCCGTCACGAGAGCCCTGCAAGCGCAGGGCTACACCGTGCTCGCACCGCCGAACCTCCTGCGGGGGCTCACCGACGATGCGGCCTACATCGCGTCGTTCCTCGCGCAGCGCACGGCCGGGCCCGTCGTGCTCGTCGGCCACTCGTACGGCGGCGCCGTCGTCACGAACGCCGGCGGCTCGGCGCCGAACGTCAAGGCGCTCGTCTACGTCAACGCGTTCATCCCAGACGAAGGCGAGACCGTCGTCGGCATCCTCGACGGCTCGGGCTCGGCGCTCGGCGTGCCCGACCCGACGACGATCTTCGACATCGCGGGCTATCCGGGCGCGCCCGAGGGCGCCGCCGAGGTCTTCCTCAAGCCCGAGGTCGTGCATGCGTCGTTCGCGCAAGACCTCGACGAGGCCACCCGCTGGACCATCGCCGCCGGGCAGCGCCCCGCGTCGCTCGTCGCGAACGTCACCCCGTCAGGGCCGCCCGCGTGGAAGACGATCCCGAGTTGGGCCGTGTTCGGCGACGACGACCGGGTCATCCCCGTCGCCGTGCTCCGCCGCCTCGCCGAACGCGCGGGCGCGACCGTCACCGAGGTGCCGGGGGCGTCGCACGTGTCGATGGTGTCGCACCCCGACGAGACGGTCGCGACGATCGTCGCGGCGGCTTCGTCGGTCTGA
- a CDS encoding SDR family NAD(P)-dependent oxidoreductase, giving the protein MNAAPIALVTGANKGLGFATARLLAERGLTVLLGSRDAARGEASVAALRSEGLAVELLVIDLTDDDSVAAAAREIDERHGRLDVLVNNAGVLVRRPALEVTAGDMHAEFETNVFGLVRVVHAMLPLLRRAEAPRIVNVSSDSASFAYTADPATMFGQSHESFVYSAAKAAVNMLTLKYALAFAADPALAHVKINAVTPGYTATDLNGFRGTKTPEEGAAAVVEWATAGPDASTGGFFDDAGRVPW; this is encoded by the coding sequence ATGAACGCAGCACCCATCGCCCTCGTCACGGGAGCCAATAAGGGCCTCGGGTTCGCGACCGCGCGCCTGCTCGCCGAGCGCGGCCTGACGGTGCTGCTCGGCAGCCGCGACGCGGCGCGGGGCGAGGCATCCGTCGCCGCGTTGCGTTCAGAGGGCCTTGCCGTCGAGTTGCTCGTCATCGACCTCACCGACGACGACTCGGTCGCGGCCGCCGCGCGCGAGATCGACGAGCGGCACGGTCGCCTCGACGTCCTCGTGAACAACGCGGGCGTGCTCGTGCGTCGGCCCGCCCTCGAGGTGACCGCGGGCGACATGCACGCCGAGTTCGAGACGAACGTCTTCGGACTGGTGCGCGTCGTGCACGCGATGCTCCCGCTCCTTCGCCGCGCGGAGGCGCCGCGCATCGTGAACGTGTCGAGCGACTCCGCGAGCTTCGCGTACACGGCCGACCCCGCGACGATGTTCGGTCAGTCGCACGAGTCGTTCGTCTACTCGGCGGCGAAAGCCGCGGTCAACATGCTGACCCTCAAGTACGCGCTCGCGTTCGCGGCCGACCCCGCGCTCGCACACGTGAAGATCAACGCCGTCACGCCCGGCTACACGGCGACCGACCTCAACGGCTTCCGCGGCACCAAGACGCCCGAGGAGGGCGCGGCGGCGGTCGTGGAGTGGGCGACCGCGGGGCCGGATGCCTCGACGGGCGGCTTCTTCGACGATGCCGGCCGGGTGCCGTGGTGA
- a CDS encoding low temperature requirement protein A, which yields MNQQRGDATGSVPTGSVPTGPAPAGPAPAGPGASPRQRTTPSRSRGAGDRVTMFEIFFDLVFVFALMRVVELMEQQPGPAGLARGAVVLLLLWWAWCAYIWLGNRVRLDRGGVVATILVSMGALFVAALVIPSAWEQGAGAGPRSPSSALVLAIAFIVVRSSYVATFIRAARDDRRLRTQVLIDLIPQTAGSVLLIVGALLGGDLQVVCWAAAFALDFGVGWLASRYNGWRVTSPAHFVERHGLVLIIALGETVLSSGGALGAAMADTSARVLAVPAALLAFVIVVGLWWAYFRGPSTAAADALVAAPPRLRPALARDGYTLGHLPLLVGIVYVALGVRLLLEDVVVTPFAPASPVAVAVLAGGLACYLFGLDLFARLMTGAWSGPGTITAGAAAIVVGGASVMLPAFAALAAFATLVAIAASATSMTRITSAGTSGRRR from the coding sequence ACCCCCTCACGCTCCCGCGGCGCGGGCGACCGCGTCACGATGTTCGAGATCTTCTTCGACCTCGTCTTCGTGTTCGCCCTCATGCGTGTCGTCGAACTCATGGAGCAGCAGCCGGGCCCGGCCGGCCTCGCGCGGGGCGCGGTCGTGCTGCTGCTCCTCTGGTGGGCGTGGTGCGCGTACATCTGGCTCGGCAACCGCGTGCGGCTCGACCGGGGCGGGGTCGTCGCGACGATCCTCGTCTCGATGGGGGCGCTGTTCGTCGCAGCACTCGTCATCCCGTCGGCGTGGGAGCAAGGAGCGGGTGCGGGTCCCCGCTCGCCGAGCTCCGCGCTCGTGCTCGCGATCGCCTTCATCGTCGTGCGATCGAGCTACGTCGCGACGTTCATCCGGGCCGCACGCGACGACCGGCGACTTCGCACGCAAGTGCTCATCGACCTCATTCCGCAGACCGCTGGGAGCGTGCTCCTCATCGTCGGGGCGCTCCTCGGCGGCGATCTCCAGGTCGTGTGCTGGGCGGCCGCGTTCGCCCTCGACTTCGGCGTCGGCTGGCTCGCCTCCCGCTACAACGGGTGGCGCGTGACGAGCCCCGCGCACTTCGTCGAGCGGCACGGGCTCGTGCTCATCATCGCGCTCGGCGAGACCGTGCTCTCGTCGGGCGGTGCGCTCGGGGCGGCGATGGCGGACACCTCGGCGCGGGTGCTCGCGGTCCCCGCGGCGCTCCTCGCGTTCGTCATCGTCGTCGGGCTCTGGTGGGCGTACTTCCGCGGGCCGTCGACCGCCGCGGCGGACGCGCTCGTGGCCGCCCCGCCGCGGCTGCGGCCTGCGCTCGCACGCGACGGGTACACGCTCGGGCACCTGCCGCTCCTGGTCGGCATCGTCTACGTCGCGCTCGGTGTGCGGCTCCTCCTCGAGGACGTCGTCGTGACGCCGTTCGCCCCGGCGTCGCCTGTCGCCGTCGCCGTCCTCGCGGGCGGCCTCGCGTGCTATCTGTTCGGCCTCGACCTCTTCGCCCGGCTCATGACCGGCGCCTGGAGCGGGCCCGGCACGATCACGGCGGGCGCTGCGGCGATCGTCGTCGGCGGGGCATCCGTCATGCTTCCCGCGTTCGCGGCGCTCGCCGCGTTCGCAACCCTGGTCGCGATCGCGGCGAGCGCCACGTCGATGACGCGGATCACGTCGGCCGGGACATCCGGTCGACGTCGATGA
- a CDS encoding 2,3-bisphosphoglycerate-dependent phosphoglycerate mutase codes for MGESTAGGRHGGTLILLRHGESQGNADGLFTGVLDVPITERGREEAAHAARLLDAAGLRPAKWFSSPLQRVTATVEVLQEALGASAADVTVVEDWRLAERNYGALTNRTKAEVRAEFGEERFRFWRRSLHGRPPALDDVQWAELFPAGGIQPPLLVGRTESLADVVVRVAPVYLDEIVPALASGADVLVVAHGNSLRALCAILDDLDEREIEDLNLPTGYPLVYNSDERGVPVPRSGRYLDADAATAAARKVAAEGGT; via the coding sequence GTGGGGGAAAGCACAGCGGGCGGGCGGCACGGCGGCACCCTGATCCTCCTCCGCCACGGCGAGAGCCAGGGCAACGCCGACGGGCTCTTCACGGGCGTGCTCGACGTGCCGATCACCGAGCGGGGGCGCGAAGAAGCGGCGCACGCCGCGCGGCTGCTCGATGCCGCAGGGCTTCGGCCTGCGAAGTGGTTCAGTTCGCCGCTGCAACGGGTGACGGCGACGGTCGAGGTGCTTCAGGAAGCGCTGGGGGCGTCTGCCGCCGACGTCACCGTCGTCGAGGACTGGCGTCTCGCCGAACGCAATTACGGCGCGCTCACGAACCGTACGAAGGCCGAGGTCCGGGCCGAGTTCGGCGAGGAGCGGTTCCGGTTCTGGCGCCGGTCGCTGCACGGGCGCCCGCCCGCGCTCGACGACGTGCAGTGGGCGGAACTGTTTCCGGCAGGAGGCATCCAACCGCCGCTCCTCGTCGGCCGGACCGAGAGCCTCGCCGACGTCGTCGTGCGCGTGGCGCCCGTGTACCTCGACGAGATCGTCCCGGCGCTCGCGAGCGGCGCCGACGTCCTCGTCGTCGCGCACGGCAACTCGCTGCGGGCGCTGTGCGCGATCCTCGACGACCTCGATGAGCGCGAGATCGAAGACCTCAATCTGCCGACGGGCTACCCGCTCGTCTACAACTCCGACGAACGAGGGGTGCCGGTTCCGCGCAGCGGCCGGTACCTCGACGCGGATGCCGCGACCGCCGCCGCCCGGAAGGTCGCCGCCGAAGGCGGCACGTAG